gtacgaatgaaatattatatttttacgtataatattatatattacagaagttcatttttggaaatttgttattggtatatattacatatattatattattatattgtgtagcataatagaataatttaatatatctttaataacgttatatctttttaatgttttattctattattatcgTCTTCCCGTTTTCCAATGCAGTAATAATTACATTACTGTTGAAGAATCTATTTGTAATCGTCCCGTCTTTTCATGTGTCATTTgtcttctataaataaatattcatctcTATTCTACCATGAAGATTAAACTTCAAGATCAGTTCAATCATATTCTACATTCTTCCAACTTTTACTCTACTATCTCTCTCAAAGTCGAACCAAATGGAAAACAACTTCAATGAAGATGACGCTATTAAtagaagggttaaatatgtttttggtcccttaactttttgggaattttggaattagtccatttcgaaactttgaaccaatttaatccttcatctttcgaaatatgtggatttagtccttttaatcaaattttgttaggtttatttgatgtttcgtacgcatttcatgattgtatttgagttatttatattgtttgacacatttttgctttaaggttaaatcaaatactatcatgaaacgtgcttgaaatgtcaaataaacataacaaaatttgattaaaaggactaaatccacgtatttcgagaaatgaaggactaaattgattcaaagtttcaaaatggactaatttcaaaattcactgaaagttaagggaccaaaaacatatttaacccttaatagAATGAGTAGGTACCAATTCTCTATTATTCACCTTCAGGACGAGGTAAGTTCATTGTCAAATTTTTCagacatattttcttttacaagatTTCTTCTACTCTTTCTATTTCTGTGACggatttcttcttctcttttacaATATCCTGATTTTAACCTGAActaatccatttttttctttaaaaaattctGTCTTTCGAGGTTGTTGGTTTTGTGGATCGTGCATTCGCCATTCTTTATGATGACGATCTTGAGCGTCAATGGACTTTAAGAGATGAAGAAGGCAATAGACATGTGGTTACTTATAACAAGAATTTACAAAAACCAATGCTAATTGGAGGATGGACTGAATTAAGGCACATATATGAACTTCACGATTTTCACactatttattttggatatgtGGGTGATTCTTGCTTCCACATCACTATTTTTCccagtaaatgcaaaccttCGTCTATTGCacgttttcttaaaagaattgaGGCAGATCAACCCCTTTTCAATGGACCGAAGTTGCATTTCTTCATATTTCTGAATCCAAATCAATGCAATGCTAGCTATCTGGTGAgattcatttcatattttttaataaatggatgtttctttcatattttgatttatgtttcgaaattagtttaaaaatttaatccataTACTAATTTCATTAATACTTTATGTATGTTTTAGGATTTGCCAGCTGATTTTGGCAATTATCTTCGTCAAGGaagatttaaatacatttttctttatggACCGCGTAAAATAGTGAAGTGCAAACTACTGTTGAGAAATCATCCTAAGAAGTCTAGCAAAATTGGAAGTGGCTGGAAGGAATTTTGTATTGCTCATGGATTTCATCAAACTATTGACTTGGTATTTGAAGTGGACCACGTGAAAAGCAATCAGAATGTCAAAGTGCtaacatattgtaatttttaatttacaattagtataaatttttttttttatatttctgcCACTTATGTAGTTTTCAACCtagaagtttttttattttcagcaATGCATATGTATAGTTCTAccttcttatcaatgaaatctcTTTGAAGCTTCTCTGAATTCCTCTAAAAGATGAAAAGTGATACATGTTATGGtatgatattcataaataatattattttgttctataattcaaatgaaatatatatgatGCAATTGAAAGATATATAGTTGGACGAATAATGAAAAGTTATCTGTTCTATAATCATATGTATGGATGTATGTTGCTTTAGTATGTGCATACACTCACTGTATGTTATCATTTTGACACATAATGAGTTTAAGATTGCAGATACTTCCTATGAAAAAGTCCTCTTTGTTGTACTATATATAGTAGTGCATAAAAAAGACGTCTGATTGTACCTACATAAAAAGCAAATGTTTTGTTAGTTGCAAGAACAAATCAACTCTGAAATAAGtgttatatatatgaatgattcTGATATATTAACACTCAGCACTGCAtgctctttctatttttaatgtttgtctTCTGAAACAACTGCTTCCtattataattacatatatttctGTTTCCACAATTGTGATTAGAGGTACAAGCTAGacaaaaaagtttaacaaagaCATTCATcaatatagtaataaaacaGTAAACACTTTTCCATCCATTGAGTCAACTTACCTTTATTTTTGCTTCTTCCATTGTAACCTTTGAAACTATTCCATAACATTTCTGTACTATAATGGAGCATAACGATTGTAAAaatgcaaggctcaaaaggaaacTGGTGCTACAACAAAGGTTCAATGCAAGAAGTAATCAACATTCATGTAAGTCATTAACATCTTACTTAAACcatttatgttttctaattcttcatcaataatttatttaaaaatgatgcaTTTGTatgtttgtatgtttttttatattgcagatgacaaagaagagaatgcaagaaagaaaactaaatttgcAAACCATTCTTCTCAAAGTAAACAAATCTCAggatttctttttatatatatatttgtaacttTATGTTTTGGATTGTAACTTCACAACACAGAAGCATACTCAAACATCTTTGTTGTTTTAATCACAGATAAACCAACTGTATCTGAAAGatcatttcagaaaaatataGACAGGAATCCATTACAACAGTTGGATAttagtaagttttttttctaaGCTATATCTTTACAGATTGTTGTTAAATGAATCAATGaagtctttttctttatttctttaataacaATGCTTCTACAATAATCCTTTTCCAGATgttgacaacaacaacaacaaccttcaCAATATGAATTCAATATTTCACAGACAAATTGGTCAGTTCTGAAGTTCTtccaatacttaattttaacattgtttatgaataatattaatttcgTAGCACTTTAAACTAACCTTCGTTTGAATGCAGTAACTGTCAACAAATTCTCAAGTTTTTCAAGTACTTTAGTTGAACAACAAATCACTTCACAATCTACAACTTCTACTTTAACTTACCATAGTCCTTTCGGTATATTTCTACattattcttaatttcttatatacttatttaaatgacaattttaaaatttatatcaatgtTTTTGAATGACTCCAACTTTTAACAATAACAGTCAGAGAAATTAtggacaaaataattacaattccAGTGCAGGTAAGTACATTTGGATTCATACTCACAATGCCAATGCAGGTAGGACAATTGTTTTCTGTTGTTTTTCATAGGTAGGAGATCAGAGGTTGTAAATGAGTCGCATTCTGTTTCTAAGaataaagttgtcaaatatCCTTTTCAAGTCATACAATCACTTCAAAACAGATTCAATCTTGATGATGAACCAAGAAGACAACATAATTATTCAGACACAACAAATGATGATTCAGCAACGATAAGAGATGATGGTAATTCAGATATTAAACTTATTGATGTTAATATAAATTCCTTTGAAATCATTAATTAGTTTTCATCTTACTAATATTGAAGAACATACTACAAGTACTACAAGTACTACAACTACAAACGAATTGTATTGCAAAGGAGAGTTACAAGGTACATAATGTCCAACACAATTGTATATAACTACAGATTAAAATATACGCATTTTCATGCTAATGTTTTGTAATGATGTTCAGAACTGCTCAATATTGGAGAACCTTGCTTGGAATGCCAATACTGTAAAGCTCAACTTTGGTATGAAGAAAGAGCAGAAAAATGTAACACCTCAAAGGGAGTTGAATTCTCATTGTgttgtcaaaagggaaaagtcCAAATTCCACTATTAAAAAGACCACctaatcttcttgaaggtttgTTAAATGGTGAAGATCAGAGAAGCAAATCATTTCTACAAAACATAAGACTATACAATAGCATGTTTTCATTTACTTCAATTGGTGGTAAGATTGATAATTCAATGAACAATGGTTCTGCTCCACCATAATTTATTCTGAATGGACAGAACTATCACCGTATTGGCAGTTTATTGCCAGAGCATGGATCAAAGCCAAAGTTTGCACAGTTGTACATATATGATACCGAAAATGAAATGACTAACAGAGTCAAGCATTTCAGGTCAgtgaatatattaaataatttcattatatgaaatatttaaatacattgtTGACATGtattctctttattattttttagttcaaacaCCAAGGAATCTGTTATAGATGAATCATTGGTTGCTGATTTGATTCAAATGATTGACAATCACAATGTTCTTGCGAAATCTTTTAGAAGAGTAAGAGATTTGTCACTGGAACATATGGAATCAGATTTCACGCTAAGACTATTTAGAGGCAGAAACAAAGACCCTAGAGTCTACAATACACCTTCATGTGATGAAATAGCTGCACTTATAGTTGGTGATTTTGGCAATATGGATGTAGGCAGAGATATAGTGGTCAAAAAATGTTCTGGTGAATTAACCAGACTGCACGAAACTCACACAGCTTTCATTCCACTGCAATATCCTCTCATGTTTCCATATGGAGAAGATGGTTATCAAGAGGATATCCCAATAAGAGAATCtcattcaaaaacaaaatccatGGTAAGAGTTAGAATTTCTTTGCGAGAATTTATTGCCTTTAGAATACAACAAAGAGCTGTAGAAGCAGGAAATATTGTGAATGCATGCAGATTGTTCCAACAGTTTCTGGTCGATTGCTATACAATGGTTGAAGCCCAAAGGTTGTCATTCATCAGAGCGAATTAGAAGTTAATTCGCTGTGATATTCTTAATAGATTACAGGAAGCTGTTAATAGAGGAGAGACAGATCCTTCTTTAATTGGAAGACGTATTGTCTTGCCTGCTTCTTTCATTGGTGGTACCAGATACATGTTCAACAATTGTCAAGATGCTATggcaatttgtaaaaaatttggatatCCGGATTTGTTCATTACTATAACATGCAATGTGAATTGGagtgaaataaaagaatttgtcTTAGCAAAAGGCTTATCACCTTCGGATAGACCTGATATTGTATGTAGAGTGTTCAAGATGAAGCTGGATGAAATGATGacagattttaagaaaaaggaCTTCTTTGGAAAAAGCACCGTAGGTATGTTATATATGAAgtaatatacattatataaatttatattaaattagattctgaaaactatatttattttttatttatatatgcagGAATGTACACAGTAGAATTCCAAAAAAGAGGTTTACCTCATGCACATATACTTTTATGATTGGATGGAGAAAGCAAGTTGAAGAATTCAACTAatattgataaagtaatatCAGCTGAATTTCCAAATGCTGATTTGTACCCCAAATTGGAAAAAGTTGTCTCAAGTTACATGATTCATGGACCATGCGGACCTGCAAGACATAATTCACCTTGCATGAAGGAAGGAAgatgttctaaattttatccaaaaaaattcacatcttCGACTTCAATTGATGAAGAAGGATATCCATGCTATAGAAGACTTGATAATGGTAGATTTGTTAAGAAGAATGAAATTAAGCTGGACAATAGAAGTGTTGTTCCTTACAATCCACCACTTCTAATGAGGTATCAAGCACACGTCAATACAGAGTATTGCAACAAGaccaattcaataaaatatttgttcaaatatgtgaACAAAGGTCCCGACAGAGCTACTCTTaaaataagcaacaactctgcacagtctgaaaaatcaaccattattgATGAGATCAAAAGGTATTACGATTGTAGATATCTATCACCATGTGAAGCTGCTTGGAGAATATTTGCTTTTGACATCCATCACAGATGGCCTCCTATTCAGAGATTGACCTTTCATCTTCCTGGCCAACAATCAgctttgtttaaagatgatgatgatattaatgTGGTCTTCAACAGATACAAAAATGCTAACACAATgtttctagcttggtttgaGGCTAATAAAGTTTATGAGGAAGGAAAACAATTGACTTATTCAGAATTTCCAAGCAAATTTGTGTGGTTtgccaaagaaaaagaatggaaaccaaggaagaaaggCTACAACATTGATAGACTTACTTATATTCCTCCTGGTTCTGGAGAACTTTATTATTTGAGGATATTACTGACCATTcaaaaaggttgtattgatTATCAAAGCATTAAGACAATTGATGGAAAGTATTATGAAACATACCAAGAAGCTTGCTATGTTTTGGGATTGTTGGCTGACGACAAagaatatattgatgcaatcaAAGAAGCAAGTGAATTTGCTTCTGGGTATCAACTTAGAAgattatttgttactttgttCTCGATGAATACAATTTCTAAACCAGATATAGTTTGGAATTCTACTTGGAGTATCTTATGTGATGgaattttgtaccaaaaaagGAAGGAGATGAACTTACCaggtatttcatttttttttaatttgctatacatatatattttaattttattatttacttattgtaGGTCTTCAAATTCAGACTGCTGAATTACAAAAACTATGTCTGCTGGAAATAGAGGAAATGCTAATGTCAAATGGTAGAAGTTTGAAAGATTATCCTTCATTACCTCAACTTGATCTTTCAGATGTACATACATTCAATAATAGATTTACTGTTGATGAGCTCCAATATAATAAACAAGACATGGTGAAAGAACATGACAGTTTGTTTAAAGCACTGAATGATGAACAAATTCATGTATATCAGGATATCATGACAGCAGTTCTTTCAAAGAAGGGAggattctttttcttatatggcTATGGTGGTACAGGTAAGACTTTTATGTGGAAGACATTGTCGGCTGGTCTAAGAAGCGAGGGCATGATTGTTTTGAATGTAGCATCAAGTGGAATTGCTTCTTTATTACTTCCTGGTGGAAAAACATCACACTCTACCTTTTGCATCCCACTGTTAATTAATGATGAATCAACTTGCAACATAGCACAAGGTAGTCTCAAGGCAAAACTTCTTATGGCAACCAGTTTGATTATATGAGATGAAGCACCAATGATGAATAGAATGTGCTTTGAGGCATTTGATAGAACACTAAGAGATATTATGCGAAATGTTGATGATGCCAATAAAGACAAACCATTTGGTGGCAAAGCAGTTGTCTTGGGAGGTGACTTTAGACAAATTCTACCAGTTATCAAAAAAGGATCTAGGTTTGATATCATAAAATCATCAATCAACTATTCAGAGTTATGGAATTGTTGTAAAGTGCTAAAGTTATCCAAGAACATGAGATTAAGTACTACATCAAATACTGAAACAACCAATGATATTCaagaatttgctgattggatattgAAGATTGGAGACGGGAAAATGGAtctaaatgagaatggtgagtgCATGGTTGAAATTCCAGAACAGATCTTGATTACAAACACAGATTTACCTTTATTGGCATTGGTTGAATTTGTCTATCCTCAATTTGTGGTTAACATGTTGAATcctaattattttgatgatggagcAATTTTGTGCCCAACAAATGATTCTGTAGAGCAAGTAAATGATTTCATGTTGTCTTTAATTGGTGGTGAAGAGGTCACTTATTTAAGTTCAGATACACCTTGCCAATCTGATGAACAAGATGAAGTGCAATCTGAATGGTttacatatgaatttttaaatgatatcaaatgttcagGGATACCAAATCATAAACTGAAGTTGAAAACAGGTGTTCCAATTATGCTCTTGAGAAACATTGATCAAGCGAAAGGTCTATGTAATGGCACAAGATTGCAAGTCAACCATTTAGGCAAGAATGTAATATGTGCAACTGTAATTACTGGAAAAAACATTGGTGACAGGATTTTTATACCAAGAATGGATTTAGTGCCATCTGATTCAGGTTtgcctttcaaatttcaaagaagacagTTTCCGATATCTTTATGCTTTGCAATGACGATTAACAAAAGTCAAGGACAAACACTTTCTAGAGTCGGCCTTTATCTTCCACAACCTGTATTCACACATGGCCAACTATATGTTGCTGTTTCTAGAGTCAAAACCAAAAGAggattgaaaatacttatattggatgaagatggaaaggtaacaaacacaactaaaaacgttgtgtacaaagaaatttttgaaactctttgaaAAGAAATCAATTATAGGTATgtcatttctgtttttttttttttcattttaaaactgttataaatatatatcaattgatttatgttattttctgcTATGTAGGAAAATCATGGTACAAAAAAAGTTGAACAAAGAAGTCATTGTGTACAAAAGGAAATTCtgtacaaaacaaatttatgaaCTTCAATACCAAAGGATACATTCTAGGCatgtaatttatttcttttaaaattcttatattaacaAAGTAGTTTATTagtcatatttttgttgtttgtgaTTGACAATAATATTCaatgaaatcaaatattaacttcacataccactttaattacaTTCTAAATTGATCTATTCTATTGATACACTTcaacatctttttaaaatattagattCTCATCATATAGATTATTAAATATCCAAAACCCTATTGCTATTACcataattattacatataaaaaaacccGTGCGTTGCACGGGTAGAAGGACTAGTATTatgataagattaaaaaaaaaaagcgagGTGGATCAACCCACATTTTACGGTTCAAGTGCAGGCCGGGCTCGCATTGCCACTATTAAATGCTTTTAATGAATTGAAATAGGTTTGCATAGTGATCTTTAATCAAAGAAGGCGTTATAGAGAATGTAGGAAAGTTAAAACTACTTAATAGACGGATTTCTTCGTAAACAACGTTAAGTGAACTTTTGACATACGTACTGTAAacattatacaattaaaaataataaaatagttgtcTAAAAAGTCaatatataagaatataaaGTGATTTCAAAAGAAGTGACTAAAAtaccatatttaaaaaatttataaaattttaatatagaaatGACAAAAAGAATATTACTAATTATGTTCTTATTGACCAACATTGTGGAAttcttatataaataaagtaatataaaagttgaattgtatttttaaacttattgtttttttacgcatcagaatttttttttttttttgaaaacattcTAATGTTTTTTAGGAATTTGAAAAGCCACCAGTCattgtgtttttcttaattgtttcGCGCGCCATGtacttttctttcatttttgttcaGAGATTCTCAAACTCCTCCACATGCCTATTGTCTTCactttttcctattttcttctctttggttAATGCAATGCCACCCATCCACACTTTCTTGCTTGCTTATGCCAATTTCAACCAATAATTGGGTGCTCTAAATGGATGCAATAGGAATACCgtttaggaaaagaaaatcattaaaattctAAACACATTTAATggatttaaaacattaattaaaatcaaacatCCTTTTCATAAGAGTACACTCATTTGGTTCAACATAAGGTAGCACCATCGAGATTCAAACTTTCCAATCAGCAACGgtcctttttttcatttattattaggAAGTGGAAAAGTGGTATTGAGATGTTGGTCTCCCAGAGGACTGAAATGGATGAAAGATATTTTTGGTTGGCATAAGCTTTAATTTGACTTTACATCACCTTACACTCAAGAAtagatgattattattattattattattattattattattattattattattattttgagtgGGTGTAACTAaaatgaatgataaaaaaaaaaaaatggatgtgAAAAAATGAGTAGGTAGTGCTAATGGGCGTGTGACTTTTGGGaccttttctttctcttgtgAAGGAAATTCCGCAGGGAAGTCTTAATTGAGAAGCCTTGGGGGGCATGCATTAGCAACGGTTGTGACTGCAACGAAAGCGACGTGGCAGAAGCTGCTCCTCTGCTGCTACCATCCATTTCTTGACTAGCCAACCATATTATCACCCTTGCCTGCACATAATTAcccaaataagaaaaaaaatttacatgcttttttttcatcttcataaattttaattacgagagaaataaataaaaagtaatagaagggtttgtttgtttgtttgtttttggaCGTGTCTGTATGCAATAAACAAGGAAGCAGAGGCATCAAGTCCTTTCCTGATTTAGAAATTGTCCAAAAAAAGGATGAAGAAAAATTCAAAGATAAGATTACCTGAAGTTCTGTGACGTCAAGCATGTGGCGAGCAGCAGCAGCATGTGGAATGGCCACAACTTTTTTGTTCATGTTCAACAGCTCATTCCTACAAAGTTCTTACAGACAAAAGGGGAAAAAGCTAACGACAAGTGCAAGAACGAAACACCGTTTGTTTCCTCAGAAAAACACAACCACAAAGCAACAAGCTATGCTTTTGTCCATATATAACTGTACCAGTAGTCAATAAaacagtttctttttttttttttaaataaagaagaagaaaaaaaaagcttacATTGAATGGTGGGGTGATGAGGAAGCAGAGGAAGAGCGAAAACGAAGATCCAGATAGCAGTTTCTCTTCATGGCAGTGGGAATAATGGGAGAGAGTGGATCACGTAGTGTTTTTAtgggaagagaaagaagaagccATGATGAAGTTGGTTATTGGGAGAATTAGAGATTTGAAAGGGGTTATAAATAGGGGAAAGAAAAAGATTGAATGAATGAGTGAAGGAATGGACACGTGGGAAATGAGTTACACGTGCTAAAAAACATGATGGCCTAGGTATAATAGGGTTGCGTTGTAGCACTAAATGGTTACGTAGGTTGGTGTTGAAAAGCAATTAATGTGACGGTAACTGGTTCTGTATTTTCACGTGGCTTCTATTTGATGGCAGCTACCTTTGCTTGCCCCTTTCAAGAGGAAGTTACCCAAATTGGAAAACTTGCTTCCTTCTCTAACCACACCTACTGCATTCTCTCTTCTTTCTGTTTCCTCTTCTTTCACGTGATCCAATTCCATTCCCTCACACTTTTAATTCTTCTTATAATCATGCTCCCTCCCCACAAATCAAACACTAATTTTCCCGCTTCACCATGCATGCCCATTACCTGCCAAAATCTTCCTAAACACTTTTTCTCTCACCTTTTAATTACCTACACACATCTCAaacttcatctttcaaaattttattacaaattcaaattcattatttctTTCTGCTCCTCTGCTTTTCAGAATGCTCACATACTCAAGAATCTGCAtcttttcaattcaaataaGTTACTCATCCCTCTCAAAATTACAATTGcttcattttttactttttttttcttataatgcCACGCATTTTCGTATTTGTTCTTGtgacatcataataaaatacaaaaccaACTATTCAATTATTACTTTTCTCATTATAAATAACTACTAAGCCGGCCTGTATTTTTGTAGCTATGATCacgttttaaaattttaaacaataatttgaCAAGTACACTTTGCAAATTTTAgtatttcaaatttatcaacaattGATTGAACAAGATAACAAAAATCACAGAAAATATTGGATCTTTTTAACTtctatattattactattatgcAATCAAACTGACAGTTTTTGAAACGTCGAATCCCAATACCTATAACTCCaccaaataaagaaatattggAATCATTGATATCAATGTTGTTCCATGAAAATCTTAGTTGCCAGTGGAAGATTTCAAAGATAGAAAGGggataaaaaaaaggaataatgcattgtttacatctttaaaaataattctataatttaCATCTATTTGTTTACCTATTAGACTGTTGCAGTTTTGAGAATTAGgtaaatagaaatagaaagaaaaaaaaagagatttttttCCGTGCAACTTCTTTAGATGAGATAATAACAtagtgaaaataattaaataaagtgtATAAAGGtttttatatatgattaaaaatttaaagtaaaaaaagttaaacttaTTATTACATGGTTTTTCtaaactactttttttttcatgttgtaagaaataaagaaaaaaagaaataatgcaACAAATATTTCACCTGTTTCCTGGAGgacataaattgtttaataaatgcTACCCACAAAAAAGTGTTTTCTCTTTACATTTttcctataaaataaatattaaatttttaaattttttcgtCATATTTCACacgttttgttttctttctcttggCATTAAAACAAACGTAAGACAAATCTTGTGGGGTCGAATAACTCTTTTTTCTGTTCAAGGGTAAATGCACcggaaacaaataaaaacaagataatgataatttttttaaagttagaaaagaaagttaattcatatattaataattggaCAAACTTATCCACGCCTAAATTTAAATAgcttatatataaattgatttgtaaaaattatctcatatttttttaattttatatttaaattatgcataagatattttaaattctaaaatgcatttttttctcaatttttttacaaatgcataatttaatttttacttatgGAAACACTCGTTCCTTTTTTTATCGTATAGTATTTACAGAAAAACTTGCACATACAAACCTATATCAGAGAATGACTGAATAAGGTTCTTcatatgtttttgaaaaaaaaaatgaaatgagtttgtatataaattattattaacttcacacaagttaaaaacaaaaatttaagggaattatataattttatgtcgCACAATTGAGTTGAAGTTCACCGCCGCTATGAGGCACGAATTTATGGACAGAAAAGGTGGTCCTTAACTCAACGAAGTTGAAGATAAATTATGAgcactttataattttttcaatttg
This portion of the Vigna unguiculata cultivar IT97K-499-35 chromosome 6, ASM411807v1, whole genome shotgun sequence genome encodes:
- the LOC114189091 gene encoding uncharacterized protein LOC114189091 produces the protein MKRNCYLDLRFRSSSASSSPHHSMNELLNMNKKVVAIPHAAAARHMLDVTELQARVIIWLASQEMDGSSRGAASATSLSLQSQPLLMHAPQGFSIKTSLRNFLHKRKKRSQKSHAH